ttcacaaaaatgacaaaaatagtaagtatgacaaaaatgacaaaaattaaaaaaaatgacgaaaataactaaaatgacaaaaatagaaaaatgacgaaaacgaaaaaaatgtcaaaatcacaaaaatgacaaaaatgatcaaaatgacgaGAATgataaaatggacaaaaatgacaaaaaatagcataaatgaaaaaaattacaaaaataaaaaaaatatcaaaaattacctaattcacaaaaatgacaaaaattatagtaatgacaaaaatgaccaaaacaaaaaaaaaacagacaaaaatgacaaaaacgacgaaaatgacaaaaacaaaagaaatgtcaaagttgataaaaatgaaaagattgacaaaacgacaaaaaagtcaaaacaggcaaatattacaaatacgaccgaaatgacaaaaaacatctaaaattactaaaacactaaaattttacaaaattacaaaaaatactagagaaaacgacaaaaatggcttgacaaacaaaaaaaaaggcaagcggaaaaaatgtcaaaattgacaaaaactaaaactaaaatgataaaaatgacaaaatctgtcaaaattaacaaaatttgaatacttcgtcaaaaaaaaattctgctttcGACGATTCCTCTCCTTCAGCGGCTTCAGCTgtgtattttaaataaaattcctgTTTCCATAGCTCATTTTACCCGATTTCAGAAACGACACCGTTAATTATCGTATAGTCGTGCCCTGTTTAGCAAGTGGCACGGTAATATATTCAATAAGTATAGACATCTCTCGTCGCTCTGCCTTTGCTAACGATTGTTAAGTTTctgattcagttttttttttttctctctggagccaccatcgtTTGTTTATTTCCCCGTTGAAAATGACTGCACACAAAACGATCCTTCGAATTTTCTCCCCTCATCCTTGTCCTTCTTCTGTTCAAGCTTCGAACCGATTATACGATCCTTCTTCTGTTCAAGCTTCGAACCGATTATACGATTTGTTTTGCTGGACGTCGCCAACTCATCGCATCGCTTCGGACGTTTCGGACGACTAACGAAGCATTCAAATCGGAATTTAATTCCTTTCATTTTTTACGGTTTCCCGTCAAAAGCTATCAAAACTGAGTGATTTGGGGAGGCGCGACGGTGCAACCTGATGATTCCCCTAGTTAGTTGGGCAAGGGAAAATGGAGAATAAACTTAAATAGACTGCCGGGCCTGTTGATGTTTGTAGAGGATTAAAAATAGCGTCGATTCGATTATCGCTGTTGAATAGTTTGATTGTTTTCGGCTGTTTTGATTATGATTCTAAAGATAAAGTGGTTAGCATTCTAATGGATTCTAATGgcattattttttgtcatttttgacatttttgtcatttttgtcatttttgtcatttttgtcatttttgtcatttttgtcatttttgtcatttttgtcatttttgtcatttttgtcaattttgtcatttttgtcatttttgtcatttttgtcatttttgtcatttttgtcatttttgtcatttttgtcatttttgtcatttttgtcatttttgtcatttttgtcatttttgtcatttttgtcatttttgtcatttttgtcatttttgtcatttttgtcatttttgtcatttttgtcatttttgtcatttttgtcatttttgtcatttttgtcatttttgtcatttttgtcatttttgtcatttttgtcattttcgtcatttttgtcatttttgtcatttttgtcatttttgtcatttttgtcatttttgtcatttttgtcatttttgtcatttttgtcatttttgtcatttttgtcatttttgtcatttttgtcatttttgtcatttttgtcatttttgtcatttttgtcatttttgtcatttttgtcatttttgtcatttttgtcatttttgtcatttttgtcatttttgtcatttttgtcatttttgtcatttttgtcatttttgtcatttttaatttttgtcatttttgtcatttttgtcatttttgtcatttttgtcatttttgtcatttttggcatttttgtcatttttgtcatttttgtcatttttgtcatttttgtcatttttgtcatttttgtcatttttgtcatttttgtcatttttgtcatttttgtcatttttgtcatttttgtcatttttgtcatttttgtcatttttgtcatttttgtcatttttgtcatttttgtcatttttgtcatttttgtcatttttgtcatttttgtcatttttgtcatttttgtcatttttgtcatttttgtcatttttgtcatttttgtcatttttgtcatttttgtcatttttgtcatttttgtcatttttgtcatttttgtcatttttgtcatttttgtcatttttgtcatttttgtcatttttgtcatttttgtcatttttgtcatttttgtcatttttgtcatttttgtcatttttgtcatttttgtcatttttgtcatttttgtcatttttgtcatttttgtcatttttgtcatttttgtcatttttgtcatttttgtcatttttgtcatttttgtcatttttgtcatttttgtcatttttgtcatttttgtcatttttgtcatttttgtcatttttgtcatttttgtcatttttgtcatttttgtcatttttgtcatttttgtcatttttgtcatttttgtcatttttgtcatttttgtcttttttgtcatttttttcatttttgtcatttttgtcatttttgtcatttttgtcatttttgtcatttttgtcatttttttcatttttgtcatttttgtcatttttgtcattttcgtcatttttgtcttttttgtcattttttaaggttatgtatttaaaaaaaaagaattattttgttatattgtaTGCTATTCTGgtcgtttttttcgttttttctatCCATTAGtcgtttctgaaaaaaaaaatactttgcaGGAGTTTATTTCGCCACTCATCTCACATATAGACATGCCGATTGGAACGAAAGTCACGTAGCAAGTCGCTGGAGTGATAAACGATGCACGTTTCCGGTAAGCGGtcccagttaaaaaaaaataagggaaaaatGAGCCCAGCTCAGGTCACACGATTATGTTGAGCCTGGCTCCCATTGGAATCGATTGATTTCAACTGATTCATATTTTATGCCTGGGGAAGACGATTGAACCTTTTCGATTTGGGATTCCAAATGGCACTCCGTGAGAATTCGAATGCCGTAGACATGTCAAACTTACTAAcgatttttactattttattttaagttagtttgaaatgtttaattGCCATTGTTTTTCTCTTAACTTgttttccagaaattttccaAATCGAGCAAGATGATGATGGACATCTTAAGGTGGCTTCCGGGAGCCTGTGGCAGTCTGGGCCCGGCTCTGATACCTCCAGCTCACATCGCAGTGTTGTGGTACTTCTGGCAAAACTACTCGCGCTATGTAGACAAACGATTTTGTTCCTGCTCCTGCTGGGATACGGTCTTCAAAGGTAGTATTCGATAAGTTATTTCTTAGAAGTGAAAATTATCCTACTAATGTTTAACACTTCTTAACTTTTAGGAACCTACGAGTCCGGGATCGCTTCCTACAAGCACATGTACTTCAACGCGACCCAGAACACGATGAAGATGTGGCTGCTGATCGTGATTGGGGTGATCGCGCTGTACGAGTGCACCAAATACCTGACGCAGCTATTGCTCCAGAACCGGGTCCGGTACACTATGATCGTGCTGTTTCTGCTGTCGATCTTTTCCCACTACTACGCATGGTGGGCCTATCTGAACTACTACAACGACGAGTACTACAACCAATGGAACCATCAGCTGTTCTTCACTGTAAGTGTGGTTTTGGGATGTTGACATCAAATTTTGTAAGAACTAAGTTATCACGTTCAGCTAATAATTCGGTATTTTTGGACACTTCACCCTTCTCGggtgttttagtttttttttttacaatttcgtttatttgaaacggctctgACCTttggttttaaggagccaaactattgtttttgtatttacaaATCATTGATTAAAACTACGTTAGTTAGAGAAAGAACAAAGCAAAGGGAAAAAAGATTTATATACGAAGATCGATagattttaggaaaaggtataacTGGAACATGTAGTCTAGGTCTACCGCagccaacacatccctcactggaacgttaggtggttttcctcgggcctgaagggagtctattaaattcgctcTGACGataaggtggtcctcacacgaccaaacaatatgctcgatgtcatggtaaccttgaccGCAACGGCACAAGTTGCTGCTAGCAAGATCAACACGATAGAGTAACGCGTCTAAGGAACCATGATTGGTCATAAGACGGGAAAACGTTCGAATAATATCTCGACTTATCCAACCTATTgaaccagggtttgaggcttaccttcGGGATAATCGAATGAAGCCACCAACCCAACTCATCttcgttccatttgcgctgccagttgacaagggCGATTTTATGAACCAAAAAGTAGAATTCGCTGAAGGCGATTTGACGATGATAAACATCACCTTCAACCGCGCCCACCTTTGCAAGAGAGTCTGCCCGCTCATTGCCTGATATTGAGCGATGAGaagggacccaaacaaaggtgatttaaaaactttgtctAAATAAAGCACTCAATGTTACccgtatcttctcaaggaagtatggcgagtgctttccgGGTCTTATTGAACGAATAGCCTCAACAGAGCTTAGGCTATCCGTAACAATAAAGTAGTGTTCAATAGGTCGGGAGACTACGTTGTCTAGTGCCCAATGAATTGCTGCTAATTCTGCTGTATACACTGAGCATGGGGCTTGAAGACTGTAGGAGGCACTataaatttggttgaacactccaaactCGGTACATTCGCCTATAAgggatccatcagtaaagtaaattttatcagcatcgacgtgtccatatttttcatcaaaaagccTAGGAACAATAAGAGAACGATGATGATCCGGGATACCACGGATTTCATGCTGcatggacaaatcaaactggacagaggtATTGTCGTAGGCAGGGTGACAAACACGAATAGGAGAATACGACgaaggattaacctgcataGACATGAACTCATGACATATGGTCATATATTTTGAATGGAGATTTTGCTCTagaagcttttcaaaatttaaaatcaccaatgggttcatgacctcacacctgatgaggaaccgaagagaTAATGAATGAAACCTATCTCTCAGTGGGAGTACGCCTGCCAAAATCTCGAGACTCATGGTatgtgttgagggcatacaacccAGAGCTATTCGAAGACATCGATAttgaatacgctcgagtttaatAAGATGTGTTTTAGCAGCTGATTGAAAGCAAAACTGCCGTACTCCATCACTGAGAAAATAGTTGTTCCATATAACTTGATCAGATCTtccggatgggctccccaccaggtgccggtaattgaacggagaaaagtaattttttgctggcattttcttttcaaatactCAATATGAGTTCTCCAAgtgcacttggaatcaaaccaaaccccaaggtacttaaaacacctcgacaCTTAAAAcacctaggagttgaagcttaggttgagcaggtctatgtttttAGAGAAGACAatcatctccgttttctgtggagaaaactcaatcccaagccccaaggCCCAGTTTGACAATCTGtctaacgagaccactttcagcaaaacctctcatccttacgactcgacacCTGAACCCCtcttctaacgacttgagaaccgacatctcctcgcaatgactcgagattcccatacaaacctctcctcttcgcgacttgaggcctgatctctcctcgaggtttacctctcctctgtacgattcaaggcccgatctctcctctaacgacttgaaatcggatctctcctcgtaatgactcgaggtgaccacttgtacccttcctcttgttgataaggggtctgatccctcctcttacgactcgagacccgaccccttatcataaagacttggggttgaccacacaaacctctccgccagGACGTTTGAGGAATTACCTCTCCcctaacgactcgaggcccgacctcttattTCCAGGATTCGacgtttgccaccttgcccgtcgtgtgcctgatcgagagcagcttatcctagactcgcgcctgtcacggcacacgcgcagGACtcaacgcaacgactcggatgattcccgacgaagacgtcatcctattccgactcgaatggctcacccggcgtcgagagccactctacccgtgggtattccccgaacgtggaataactctttcccaacgatttccactgcgaagaaggtcgagtcttatccccgcagcttctgtcgttgagaacagCCCTTATCGGAtgctccccgaaggtggagcatcctacgcacgaacgcggcgcatccacggcatccgctacgcagaaaatgttgccttatctttgtagcttcaaaccgtggggtcggacgcactctactcgaaagctccccgtcgatggggtcagtcaaCTCTGATTGTTGTCcagtcttctttatcccccttagctggcaaccctaggattttcggCCCTCGAATTtttctgcccgttgtgtgccagatcgagagcagcttgtcctggactcccgcctgtcacggcacatgttcgggacttggaacgctacgactcggatgtttcccgacggtggcgacatcctacaccgactcgagaggctcgcccggcatcgagagcctctctacccgtgggtatcccccaaCAGTTGTTAACTCTCTTCCTTCGAGGTCCGCTACGGGGAAGGTCTAGTCTTATCCCAACAGTTTTccccttaggaagcggcactattCGGATACCCCCACGTTCGCgacgcacccctgacctccgctacgcagaagatgatgcctcaTCTTTGCAGCTTCGATCATGGAATCGCccctactcagatgctccccgtcgatagagtcatcctacaccgttcgcggacggcctttggttccagctcctctgcagggcagtcatgatccgggtgaacccatcgctgaccacatgccaagtgttggaatccgcacacatcctctttACAACGTGGTCTGCTGTCGTAtcgggcccacaggcggcaaatatgggaGTACGTACCGCCgaaaacctcggacagacaaacaccacatgctcgggtgtttcctctacatttacacaatctgggcaatatggcgaagccacgtgTCCGAAcaggtagtggtacttcatgaagcatccatgaccagtcaggaattgcgtcatatagaagtccacttcaccgtgccttctttcgatccagctcccgatgtgcggaatcagacgatgggtccaccttcctctcgttgagctgtcccacagctgctgccagttggacatcgggtcatcattggcgagatctcgaacgTTGGGCATGTCTTTATTGTCATAGCAGTAGACATCCTTctctagcaaaaccgagatgggcatgacacccgccactacacaggcggcttcggacgacagggtccggtatccgctgataacccgcaggttcatccgccgctgaacgctgctaagtcgctgcaggttacagtttcttcccagagcctgcctccaggccgctgctccttACCGCAAGATTGATGTGGTCAAACTTGCCAGGATCTTCCTTTTACTACTTTGGATTTCCGAGGAGTTCgacatcatccgtgtgagtgcagccgtggccattgccgctctcttgcacacgtagtcgacatggctcgtaaagctgagcctgtcatctatcatcacccctaggtacttgattgcgcgtttggacacgatattgcacggtccaacggcaatggtacatgtttggggtgagatcagATTGGTGATTAGCAcaatctcggttttgtggtagGCTAGAcacaggcacttggagtgcatgcagctttcca
This sequence is a window from Uranotaenia lowii strain MFRU-FL chromosome 3, ASM2978415v1, whole genome shotgun sequence. Protein-coding genes within it:
- the LOC129750819 gene encoding uncharacterized protein LOC129750819, whose amino-acid sequence is MMMDILRWLPGACGSLGPALIPPAHIAVLWYFWQNYSRYVDKRFCSCSCWDTVFKGTYESGIASYKHMYFNATQNTMKMWLLIVIGVIALYECTKYLTQLLLQNRVRYTMIVLFLLSIFSHYYAWWAYLNYYNDEYYNQWNHQLFFTITELISTSVVLHLASVDNVVTSRKTLTIVGIAILHIMASGVDQFISNVFRGEGYPHQVVRDLGFMIPDVMHLVLPLWLLRQTRMESFSTRPFYRDRNLRRDVVLMFFMVTVLFTICTFL